The Alphaproteobacteria bacterium nucleotide sequence CGCTGGCCCTGAAGCAAGGAAAGCTTGCCTTGAAGTTAAACAAAAACAAAATCCAGTTTATTGAAGTCTAGCCCATTTCGATTGTGGCCTTTTTCCCACGGATTTCCTGAAAACAGGGTTAATCTTTAATTAAAAAACAGCAATTTAGAATTTGTTAGGCAAATGAGAACATACTTCTGAGCAGTTAAATTGGAAACAGAACTATGGCATTTGGATACCGTTTTAAAAAATCATCGGAATTTACGGAAAGCGCAAAACGCTATAATCCAAAGCTGTTCGCATCGTTGCAGGCTCAATCTTCGCCACTCGAATTGATGGAAACCCCAAAATTCAAGATCGAAGAATTCTCAACTAACTTCGAGTATATTCTTGGAGATGTTGAAGGTAAGCATGCGCCCATGCGCAAGGATAGCGAAGTCGATTATTCTGAAACAATGTCTGAAACATCAGCCGCTTAATTCCCATAACTAAAATGCAATGCATTATTTAGCGGGTATTAACCTTGCTTTGCTATCGTTTGCCTCCCGGTTAGTTTTTTTAACGGAAATACTATTCTCAAGGAGCAACGGTTATGGCTGATTCAATTTTTCTTTTTGCAAAGCGTATTATGAAGCAGGCAATGACCAAGATGTATGCTGCTCCTATGCCCCACGACAAAGCAGAAATGGGTGACCGCAATTATGTACGCTCCAGCGGTTGCTTGAATACACATCGTGTGATGACCCACAAAGTTGTGCTGATGAATATGCGCCAGGAACAGGGCTACGAATGGCCAAAGCAATGGTCAAAGCGTTCAGAAATCTTCGCGCCTAAAAAGCTGTTATCAGCCTAAACTTCCTTTAGTTTAATTTCCGGCGGCTTATTGCCTTCCAGAATTGCAGAACCCCGGCCCGAAAGGCTGGGGTTTTTCATGAAATATTGATGAGCTGAAAACGGATCATCGTCGCCTTCCGGATTTAATCGGCGATATCCGCCATCCGAATCCATTTCCCAGCTTTGTAAATTGTCCTTGAGGCAAGCGACCATAATCTGGTTCAAAATCTGTTCATGTACCGTCGGGTTTTCCACTGGTGTCATCACTTCTATGCGGCGGTCAAGATTACGTTGCATCCAGTCCCCAGATGTAATGAATACCTTCGCGCCGGGATTGGGTAGCATTTCACCATTACCGAAGCACAAAATACGGCTATGTTCCAAAAATCTTCCGACAATGCTCCGCACAGTAATGCGCTCTGAAAGGCCAGGGATATCGGGCTTTAGGCAGCAAACCCCACGTATAATAAGTCTGATTTCAACCCCTGCGCTTGACGCTTCATAAAGCTTATCAATCATATCCGGGTCAACCAGCGAATTCAGCTTTGCCCAAATGCAAGCGTTTTTGCCGCCTTTAGCGTTCGCAATCTCGATATCAATCAAGTCATAAATTTTCTTGCGCATGGTTAGCGGCGCAAAGGCCAGTTTTTCCATCGCTTTTGGCTCGGCATAGCCAGTCATATAATTGAATAATGCAGCTGTATCGTGGCCAATTGCCGCGTCAGTTGTGAAGAAAGAAAGGTCAGTATAAATTTTGGCAGTTTGCGGATGGTAATTTCCGGTTCCAATATGAACATACGACTTAAGTCCGTTTTTTTCGCGGCGTACAACCATGGAAAGCTTGGCGTGGGTTTTTAAATCGGTGAAGCCATAGACGACCTGGGCGCCAGCACTTTCCAATGCGCGACTGATACTGATATTGGCTTCTTCATCAAAACGGGCTTTTAACTCAACCATTACCGTCACTGCTTTACCTGCAGTAGCTGCTTCAATCAGTGCCTGCACGATCGGGCTGTTGGCGCTGGTGCGGTAAAGGGTTTGCTTGATTGCCATAACATCGGGGTCTTTGGCCGCTTGCCGCAGGAAATGCACCACCGCATCAAAACTTTCATAAGGATGGTGGATGAGTAAATCTTTTTTGGCGATGGCCGCGAACATATCACCCTGAAAATCGCTGATGCGCTCGCTTTGGCGTGGCACATAGGATTTAAAGCGTAAATCATCGCGCCCACAATTCACCAATTCACGTAAATCGGATAGGCCGTTAAATCCTTTGACAATATGAATATACTTTTCATCAACATTGACGTGTTCGCGCAAAAATGCGCGCAGGCTTTCAGATGTATCGGTATGGATGCCAAGTCGTATCACGCGTCCCATGCGGCGCTTTTTTACCGCGTGCTCATAGGTACGTAGTAGATCTTCCGCTCGGTCATCAAATTCGAGTTCGGTATTGCGTACTACACGGAACACGCCTGACGATTTAAGGGTGAAGCCTGGTATGATTTCCTCTACAAATAGCAAAATAATGCGTTCTAATTGGATATAACGCTGCTTTTCGTTGTTCTCGTCCTTGTTACGCAAAAAGATAAACCGCTCCACGCTGGTGGGAATAGGAATAAGGTGGCGCATGATTTCGCCACTGGCCTTTTCCTCCATTTCCAGAACCAGCGCGACACCTTTATTCGGAATAAGCGGGAAGGGGTGTGCTGGATCAACCGCAATTGGCGTGAGCAGTGGTAATACCATGCTGTGAAAAAAATCGTTAAGCCATGTCATGTCACTTTTGGTGAGTTCGCTAGAACGGCATACATGAATTTTGTTTTCTTCAAGTTCCTTGCGAATTTCTTGCCAAGCTTTTTGCTGCCGCTCCAACATCTTGGCCGTTTTGATATGAATTTTTTCAAGTTGTTGTTCAGGCGTTAAGCCATCATCACTAAGCACATCGACCTGATTATAGATCTGGCCGTGCAATCCGCCGATGCGCACCATGTAAAATTCATCAAGGTTGGCAGCAGAGATAACCAGAAAATTCAACCGTTCCAGAAGCGGATGTGCCAGATTAAATGCTTCGTCTAGCACCCTGTTATTGAACGCCAACCACGATAATTCGCGGTTATTGAAACGCGATGCGCTGTTTTTTTCAGAATCTGTGACTGTATTTGGCATAAAAGGTCTTTATTAAGGTGGTAAACTAGGTTTAGCTATCAGATATTAAGAAGATGTTTCCAGCGGAAAACCCCCACGAATTGCATGAAAACCTTGATACTTTTACGTCATGCCGAAGCTGCCGATTTACAGTCGGGCAAAGATGCAGAACGGCCTTTAACAGCAAAAGGACGTGGCATGGCAGTATGGGTTGGAAATGAACTAACAAAAAAAGGCCTATGTCCCGATTTTATTTTGGCATCCGCCGCGCAACGCACCAAGGAAACGTGCCAGCTGATGCAAGATGCTTGGGCTCCTGATGTTTATCCGCAGGCATTTTTTGATCCGGCAATTTACCGCGCCGATGCACATGAATGTTTAGAGATGATCGCAATGCAAGATGAAATTCATCACAGTGTAATGATGATTGGGCATAACCCGTGCATACATCAACTTGCACTTATGCTCTGCGGGGCAGGCGAAGTGCAAAAATCACCTGAATTGTCACAACGCTTTCCACCAACATCTTGTGCGGTGTTAAGCTTCCAAAGCGACTTATGGGTACATATTCATAAGGGTAGTGGCGCGTTGGTTGATTTTTTCCACCCCGCTGATGCTTAACGGGGATGCTTAAATGACTAAGCGCGTGGATGACCGCCCCTATGCCGGCGTGGAATGGCAGGAAAAAGCATTTGTTGTTGATATGACTGCGCTGGAAGCTTTCGGATGCATGGCAATTGGTCTTGCCGATGGCACGGTTTCCTTGCGCCTTATCAGCAGACCCGAAACCGAATTAGTGCCAGCGATACCCGCGCATAAAAACGGCCTTACCGCACTCACAATTGCGCCAAACGGCAAATCATTTATTTCGATTGGCGAAGATGGCCGCATTATGCGCATCACGCCCGATGGAGCGGTTCAGCAACTTGCTGAAATAGGTAAAGTGTGGCTTGAACAATTGGCCGTTCATGAAAGTGGTCTGATTGCAGTCAGTGCCAAGAAAACGGTTTTTGTGTTTGATGAACAAGGCAAGGCGCGGTGCGAGTTTACAAATCATCCCAGCACGGTACAGGGCTTGTGCTTCGATCCCAAAGGTAAGCGCGTAGCCGCCAGCCATTATGGCGGCGTGAGTTTGTGGTGGGTGAACGGTGAAGCAGGGCAGGTGCCGCAGCGCTTGAACTGGAAAGGCTCTCACCTTTCGATTGCGTGGAGCATGAATGGAAAATATCTTCTTACCGCCATGCAGGAAAATACATTGCATGGTTGGCGCACGCCGGATTTTGCTGATTTTCAAATGAGTGGTTATGCGATCAAGCCCAAATCGTTCAACTGGTTACATGATAATCGCTGGCTGGCCAGTTCTGGTTCCCCCGGTATTGTGTGCTGGGATTGTGGTGGCAAGGGGCCCATGGGTAAACCTGCAACTGTATTGGCGCAAGATTGCGAAGATATTTCAACCAAAGTTGCCTGCCATCCGTCACTTGATTTGGTTGCCGCTGGAACGATAGCGGGCGATGTGTATCTCGCACGGTTTCAAGATGACCGCATCGTGCGTTTGAAAACCAATACGAAAAGCGAGATTACATCACTGCGCTGGAGTGATAACGGCCAGACCTTATTGGGAGGCGCTGAGGATGGCTCAGCTTATGCTTGGGCGTTTTCGGAGTGAACGATTTTAGCCGTTAGATAATCGGGAAAACGCACATCATAGGTTGTGCCGTGGTGGATCAGTGGGCGTTTTTCGGCAATAAATGGTTTGATTTTATCAAGCTGGAATAATCCAAGGCCATAATCTTTGCCAATCGCCATCACGCGGCCAATATCAAATCCTTCATGCAATATATTATGGTGGCGCTCAGGTGGAAGGCCTTCAAATTTAAATGGCAGGTAGCGCTTTTTAATAAGTCCGCGATAATGGGTGCGTGCTGTTAATTCTTGCCCCATATAGCAGCCCTTCGTCCAACTAATTGCATTCAATACATCGAAATTAATTTCCAGAAGTGTGGAATGACCAGTTTCAATTTCGACTAACCCTTCCGCGACGCCATTTTTGTAACGCCATTCACGGTAATCGCTTTCTTCCCTGTTGGTTACGATACTGGCTTCATCGCTTTTTTTTATGATCAGGCGTTCACCCATTGCAGCAAGTCGTGGATCGGCAAAGGCGAGGGGATGACCCGACGGCGCGCCCCATAACCCGAATACTGAAAAGTACTTGCGGGTATCTTCCAGTGCTACTTGTGAACGCATTTTGTAGAAAGAAAGACGTTTTACCAGATCATTGATTTGGTCGGCGCTGCAATCAATCAGTAGCGTATCGCCATCGGGCACCACAAAAAAATCAAACAGGTATTTACCTTGGGGGGTAAGGAATGCCGCAAAGAGCGGTTTGCCATCAACTGCCAGCTGGATGTCCTGACTAATTAGCCCCTGCAGGAATGTAAAACGGTCAGGTCCTGCCAGCCTCAGCACGGCGCGGCTTGCTAATAGTGCTGTTTTTGTTGCTCCATTCATGCACTTTGACATAGCGCACTTCTCTCGTTTATCAAAGAGGGCATGATTGGTAGCCCCAAAAAATTATTGTTCATAACATCGAACCGTCTTGGCGATGCCGTGATTTCCACTGGCTTATTGGAGCATGCCATTACGCGTTTCAAGCCAACGGAAGTGACCATTGCGTGCGGACCCATACCTGCGCCGCTCTTTACTGCCGTGCCGAATTTAAAGCGCATCATCATCCTTGATAAAAAAGAAGGCGGCCTTCATTGGCTTAAGCTATGGCGCGAAGTATTCCCGCACATCTGGGATGTGGTGATTGATTTGCGCAACTCCGCTGTATCCTACCTTATCTTTAGCAAAAAGACTTTTCGTTTCACGCAGGGGGTCGAGACTGAACATAAATCCCATCAGCTTGCCAAGGTCATGGGGCTGCTAGACAATGTGCCGTACAATAAAATCTGGCTAAGTGAAGCCGCAAACCAGCAAGCACAAACTATATTGCATGATGGCGAACCCATTTTGGCGTTATGCCCGACTGCGAATTGGCAGTCCAAAACATGGCCAGCCGAACGGTTTATTGATGTTGCAATGCGCTCACCCTTCCAGCGTATTGCGATTTTTGGTGCAGAGCATGAACGCGAACAGGCCATGCCCATCATCACCGCGCTTCAGCAAAAATTCGATGTGATTGATTTGGTCGGAAAGACCAATCCGTTGGAAGCGGCGGCATGTCTTGCGCGTTGTCAGTTATGTATCGCAAACGACTCAGGCCTCATGCATATTGCTGCTGCTATGGGTACACCAACCCTTGGTCTTTTTGGGCCAAGTAATGATGTGGAATATTCACCCCATGGGCCACGCACGGCTTTTGTGCGTGGCGCGCCATTTTACGGGTTGGAGCATACCGTGAACCCCTTTGGCCTCATGCAGGCTATCTCTGTGGATATGGTTGTGAAGGCCGTTAAACGCCTCATATAGCTCAAACGCCGGCCATTATCTTTAGGTGGCTTCGCTCGCATAAGCTCGCGGGTCGGCTGTCGCCGCCCTTTAACTCATATAAATAAGCTATTGGCCTAAATCCTTTGACAAAAAAGCTGATGCGCCTATCTTTCCCTTATTCCAAGAGGTGCTCATTATTACCTCAAACATAGTATCGGTGACGACCGTCACCGCGCGAGCTTATGCGAGCGAAGCCGTACGGCGTTTGAGTACATAAGGGCTGAGAAATACTCTTAGAACCTGATCCGGGTTGTGCCGGCGGAGGGATGGAATAATGAAATCCACCAATCCCTTTGACCACACAATTCAAAAACTAAAAAGGGGTTTGTGATGCTCGATAATTCAAACGATATGACGGTAACAACCGGCGCTTTTCCATCATCCCGCAAAGTGTATGTGGAAGGTGACAAGCATAAGGATATCCGCGTCGCAATGCGCGAAATTGATTTAGCGCCAGAAGCAAAAGAAGAACCGATGCGCGTCTATGATACATCGGGCGCATATTCAGATCCTGCCATTCAAATTGATATTACCAAAGGCTTGCCTGCCTTGCGCCGCGAATGGATTATGCAGCGCGGGGATGTGGAAGTTGTGGAGGGCCGCACCCGCAAACCCGAAGATGATGGCTTGGCGCCAGGTGAAGTGTTGAAAGTTGCACAGTTTGACCGCGGCGACGTGCCTGTGTTACGCGCTAAAGACGGCAAAGCAGTAACGCAGCTTGCTTATGCACGTGCGGGCATTGTAACGCCGGAAATGGAATATGTGGCTATCCGTGAAAATATCGGCCGCAAAGCAAAATTGAAAGAAGCCGAAGATAAGGGCGAACGCTTTGGCGCAAATATTCCTGACTTCGTAACGCCGGAATTCGTTCGTGATGAAATCGCGGCTGGCCGCGCGATTATTCCAAACAACATCAACCACCCTGAATCAGAGCCGATGATTATCGGCCGTAATTTCTTGGTAAAGATTAATGCGAATATCGGCAACTCAGCTGTTGCATCCAGTGTCGCGGAGGAAGTTGAAAAAATGGTGTGGTCGATCCGCTGGGGTGCTGACACCGTGATGGATTTATCAACGGGACGTCACATTCACACGACGCGTGAATGGATTATCCGCAACTCACCTGTTGCGATAGGCACGGTGCCCATTTATCAGGCTTTGGAAAAAGTAAACGGCAAGGCCGAAGATTTAACATGGGAAATCTTCCGCGATACGCTCATTGAGCAATGCGAGCAAGGCGTTGATTACTTCACCATCCATGCGGGGGTGCGCTTGGCTTACATTCCTCTTACTGCAAAACGGGTAACCGGCATTGTATCGCGTGGCGGCAGCATCATGGCGAAATGGTGCCTCGCCCATCATAAAGAAAATTTCCTCTACACGCATTTTGAGGATATCTGCAAATTGCTTAAGCAATATGACGTTGCATTCTCATTGGGTGATGGGTTGCGGCCTGGTTCGACTGCAGATGCCAATGATGAAGCGCAATTTGGTGAATTGGAAACGCTGGGCGAGCTTACCAAAATCGCATGGAAGCATGATTGCCAAGTGATGATTGAAGGCCCGGGCCATGTGCCAATGCTCAAGATTAAAGAAAATATGGATAAGCAATTGGAGGTGTGCGGCGAAGCGCCATTCTATACGCTTGGGCCGCTTACAACCGATATTGCGCCGGGGTATGACCACATCACGTCAGCCATTGGAGCGGCGATGATTGGCTGGTTCGGCACAGCGATGCTGTGTTACGTGACACCCAAAGAGCATCTGGGCTTGCCCAACCGTGATGACGTGAAAGTTGGCGTTATTACGTATAAAATCGCAGCGCATGCGGCTGATTTAGCAAAGGGACACCCGGGTGCGCGTCTGCGAGATGATGCGCTTTCGCGGGCACGTTTTGAGTTCCGTTGGAAAGATCAGTTCAACCTATCGCTTGACCCGGACACAGCAGCATCGTTCCATGATGAAACCTTGCCAGCCGAAGGCGCAAAACTTGCGCATTTCTGCTCGATGTGCGGGCCGAAATTCTGCTCCATGAAGATTTCTGCCGAAATCCGCGATATGGCAGATAAAGGTATGCAGGAAAAATCAAATGAATTCCGCAAACTAGGCAGCCAGATTTATCACGACGCTGCCGAGTAACAGTGCTGAAAAGCCATGACCTTTATTCTTCTCGATAATACCAAAGACAGGGATGAAGGGGCGTGGTTGTTTGAAGATCCGCTCGAACTCATTCGCGCTGATGCGCCGGAAGAGGTTCTTGCGGCTTTCGAAAAACTGGAAAATGCACATAAACGTGAGCTTTATGCGGCTGGATTTTGTGCGTTTGAGCTGGCTTATGTGCTGGAACCAAGCCTCACCCCGTATTTACCCCAAAACCGTAATGTTCCGTTGCTGTGGTTTGGTGTATTTAAAACCCGTGAGAGGTTGAGTGCTGATCAAGCCACAGCCTATTTAAAAAACAAGGCAGGGCAAGGCATTCACATTCCAACCCTTGTTCCGGAATGGTCGCAAGATGACTACACGCAGCGTTTTGAAAAAGCACGCGAAGCAATAAGTGCCGGGGAAATTTATCAGCTAAATCTTACCTTCAAGACAACATTTGAATGCAAGCGGGATCCGGTTAATTTATACTTACGGTTGCGTGAACAGCAACCCGTAGCATATGGCGCTTATCTTGATGCGCCAGATTTTAAAGTCTTATCGCTTTCTCCTGAACTGTTTATCAAGAAAAGCGGTAGCCATATCGAAACGCGCCCCATGAAGGGCACCGCGCCCCGCGCCCCGCTGCCAGAATTGGACAAAGTGGTAGCGCATACCCTTGCTACTGAACCCAAATCACAGGCTGAAAACCTTATGATTGTAGATTTAATGCGCAACGATGTTGGGCGCATTTCACAAACGGGCAGTGTGGCTGTGCATAATTTATATGCCGTGGAAACATACAAAACATTGCATCAAATGATTTCGACCGTAAGCGCTACCTTAAAACCAAATATTAACTGTATGGATTTGTTTAAGGCGCTATTTGCTCCGGGTTCAGTTGTCGGTGCGCCAAAAATACAAGCGATGAAAAAAATCCGTGCACTTGAAACATCCCCGCGTGGCATTTATTGCGGCGCCATCGGTATGATGGGGCAGGGTGAAGCTGTTTTTAATGTAGCCATTCGCACAGCTGTGCTTTTTCCAAAAGATGATCAAGCCTATGCAGGTGAAATGGGCATTGGTAGTGGCGTGGTATATGATTCATCTGCAACCAGTGAATATCAGGAATGCCTGCTCAAGACAAAATTCTTTCAACATCACATTAAACCCGAAGGGTTAATTGAAACCCTGCGCTATGACAAAAAGGGCGGCTTTTATCTGCTGGATCTCCACATGCAACGCATGGCTGCTTCTGCGGCTTATTATGAAATTCCGTTTAACAGGGACAAGGTAATCAAGGCGCTTAATGAATTTGTAGCAGATATCGTTGATGACCACACACGGTGCAGGCTTGTATTGCTTTCTAGTGGTGGCATAAACTTGACCGCGCAGGCCTTGCCAGCAGGTGCGTTAACCCAGACTATTCATTTCGTTTACGCGCCAGAAATTATGCAAAGTAATAATCCGTATTTGTATCATAAGACAACCACGCGTGATTTTCTGGACGCGCCATGCGCACGGCTCAAAAAATCAACCTGTTGTGATGAGGTAGTGTATTTAAATGAACGCGGGGAAGTGACACAAGGAAGTTACATGAATATATTTCTGGAGCAAGCAGATGGAACATTTGTAACGCCGCCTATAACTGCGGGGTTGCTGCCGGGCGTATTTCGTGCAGAATTTATTGCAAAAAACCACGTAATCGAGAAAACCGTGTTTCCTGATGATTTAAAAACGGCCAAGCAGGTGTATCTTGGCAATTCCGTGCGCGGATTACTAAAAGCAAAATTAGTTTCTTAAGATTTCAAAATCTCCAACAAAAATAGGCGTATTCTTAAATAATACAAATCCTACAAACTAACTTGACAATAAGGCGGTTCAGGCTGCATTGTTTCTCTGTATTTAACGCGGAGAGATTTATGAGCATTCATTCATTAGGGATTGTTGGTGGCGGGTTTAGCGGCGTGGCAACTGCCTTCAGTGCTGTATTAGAACTAAAACAGCGCAAGGAAGCAGGACAAGATATTGGCGCGCTGCGGAATATCGACATTATTGGTGAGGTAACAACTGGCCCTGCCTATAATGCGCAGAGTGATGCGTTGATTTTGAACCGCAGCGTCGAAGTAATGGATCCGCTTGCGCCCACAGGCTACGGATTCTTGAAATATCTCAACAATGTTGTGCCGGAAAAGGATTATACCAAGAACAGTTTCGTACCGCGTGGCCTATATGGCGATTATATTTTATGGCTGCATGACCAAACCAAGCAGCTAGCAGATGAACTTGGCATTCAAATCAATAATATGCCATCAGTTGCGGTGAATATTGAACGATATGCAGATAATACCTTAAGTGTGACTCAGGAAAATGGCGTCAAAAATACCTATGATCATGTTGTTCTGGCAACGGGCCATGAATTTGAAGAGCGCGTAGCAGTTAAGAACCATGCAAATTACATCGCGCCATATTCGGAAAAGAATTGGGAAGATAAGCTGGCACTCGCCAAGCTGATTGCATCGAATGACAAGGAATTATCATTGCTGGGGTGGGGTGGTACCAGCTTGGATATCGCGACGCTAGTCGGTCACGATTTTAATGGGGTGATTAATGTGTATGCGCCGCTTGGCGATACATCAATCCCGTTCTATGGAAAAATCCCGCCAAATCCTGAGCAAATCGCGGCGCTTCGCCCATTGGTTGATGCGTTTTATAATAAACTTGGCGATGATAAACATGATCCTGCTAGGGTGGCCTATCATATCCGCGGATTATTGGTCGATGCCAAAGCAGCAACGCCAGCCATTCTTGAACAGCATGTGATTGATTATTTGTTATTAGGTGATGATCCTAAACGTGTGTCTGCACCGGAAAACAAACATGTGCATGAAGTGGCGATTGTGTTTAACGGCAACCCCGTTGCGCCAGAGCGCCAGAAATTGCTGGAGCATCTGATTGCATCCAAAAAAATTAACTTCATCGCTGCCAAAATCAAGGATGTTCAGCCGCACAGTGAGCAGGCATTAGAACTCCATTTTGAAGACGAGCGCGCACCAGTTGTTACTCAAGGTCGGGTAATTGATGGCACAACGGTACGCCGTGCCTTGGCAGTTGGCCGTGATGGTCAGATCCTTAGCCCGTTATTGCGTAGTGCAATTGAAACAGATTTGATTGCTCCATCTATTGACAATCCGCGCGTGTTGCCAACCTTTGCGGGTGATAATATCACGGCAGTTGGCGCGATTACCTATCACATCGCTAACAGTGTGGGAGTGTTCTATACGGGCATTAAAGCTGTTGCGAAACACATTGGCGCAACCGTTACTGGTGTTACTAATGTGGTCGATTTTGCAGCCGAGCTCGATTTGCGTTCCAAGGATGGCGGTAAACCAAATGTTGTTCTTGATGTTCGCGATGCAGAGGAACTGTTGAGCTTTTCATTATCACAAGATAGATCGCGCCAACTTGCTACCGCATCACTGCGCGGCGGTGAAGTACAATTGGATAATCCCGTTATTGCTGGCTTGCCAAAAGGGTTGGCAATTCATGTGCTGTGCGAGGGCGGAGTGCGCTCTGCTAAAGCAATCGAGCGGCTAGAAGGCGCTGGCTTCCGGCTGATTAATGTGGATGGCGGCGCAAAGGCTATATTGGGTGAGACAGATCCGGCAGTTTTGGAACGTCTGTTCATGGGTTCGCGGGTCTTTGCCAGCCGTGCTCCGGATTACAAGCCAGCCGCAGCGACTTTAAAATCAGCCTGCGGATAATTAGGTGCTGATTAGTTTCAAGGAATCGCTATAAACCCCATGTTTTATTGAGATTTTGATAAATATACAATTCCTACAAACATACTTGACAATAGGGGTGCCCATAAGTATATTTTCTTCACTCACAGACAAATGGATGTGAATCGCGGGATTTGAGGGCTTGCTTGCAACCGCGTTACCAAGTGCTAAAGCGCTATAGCTTAGGGGAAAGTGCACCCCGATGGGTAAACCACCATTACCCGCTGCTGTAGTCCCTACAGATTGCAAG carries:
- a CDS encoding FAD/NAD(P)-binding protein — translated: MSIHSLGIVGGGFSGVATAFSAVLELKQRKEAGQDIGALRNIDIIGEVTTGPAYNAQSDALILNRSVEVMDPLAPTGYGFLKYLNNVVPEKDYTKNSFVPRGLYGDYILWLHDQTKQLADELGIQINNMPSVAVNIERYADNTLSVTQENGVKNTYDHVVLATGHEFEERVAVKNHANYIAPYSEKNWEDKLALAKLIASNDKELSLLGWGGTSLDIATLVGHDFNGVINVYAPLGDTSIPFYGKIPPNPEQIAALRPLVDAFYNKLGDDKHDPARVAYHIRGLLVDAKAATPAILEQHVIDYLLLGDDPKRVSAPENKHVHEVAIVFNGNPVAPERQKLLEHLIASKKINFIAAKIKDVQPHSEQALELHFEDERAPVVTQGRVIDGTTVRRALAVGRDGQILSPLLRSAIETDLIAPSIDNPRVLPTFAGDNITAVGAITYHIANSVGVFYTGIKAVAKHIGATVTGVTNVVDFAAELDLRSKDGGKPNVVLDVRDAEELLSFSLSQDRSRQLATASLRGGEVQLDNPVIAGLPKGLAIHVLCEGGVRSAKAIERLEGAGFRLINVDGGAKAILGETDPAVLERLFMGSRVFASRAPDYKPAAATLKSACG